The DNA window ccagggatggagcatccacagcttctctgggcaacctatgCCTGAGCCTCTTCACCCTCACactaaagaatttcttcctgatatttAACCTAACCCTTCCTTCCTTTAGCttaaagccattctcccttgtcctatcCCTTTATGCCCTTGTAAACATTcgctctccagctctcttagAGCCCCTTTAGGTACTAGAAGGTGCTCTCAGGTCTCTACAAAGCCATCTCtgggctgaacaaccccagctctcccagcctgtctcccgaggggaggtgctccagctctgatcatcttggtgtCCTCTGGCCTCGCTGCACCAGCTCCATGTTGTGCCTGTGCTGCGGCCCCAGATCTGGGCGCCGTACTGCAGCTGCGGGTCTCACGAGAATGGAGCAGCTAACTAGCTGAGCCTACGGCGGTATTTCACTATCCCGGTATTTCGGTATGTCAGTATCCAGGTATTTCGGTATTTCAGTATCCCGGTATTTCAGTATCCCGGTATTTCGGTATTTCAGTGTCCCGGTATTTCGGTATTTCAGTACCAAGTGTTCGCGCCCTGCCGTGAGATCGGCTCTGTCTCCCCGCACCCTTTCTCACGTGGCCGCGCCTCTCCCGCGCCTTCGCGGCGCGCGCCGGCGTGCCCCTGACGTCACGGCCGCCCGCCCCGCGTGACGTCAGCGCGATGGCGGGGGAGGCGGCGGAGCTGctggcggcggcgcgggcggagCTGAGGGCGCGGCGGCTCTCGGCGGCCGAGGAGCTCTTCAGCCGCTTCATCGCCCGCAGCCCCGCGGGGTAAcgccggggccgggcagcggggCGGGCGCTCCGGGCGGGCCCCCGCTAACGCCGCTCCCTCTGTCCCCGCAGTGCCCGCTGCGACCTCGCCGCGGCGCTCAACGATCGCGGGCAGGCGCGGTACCTGAGCGTGGAGTTCGCCGCCGCCGTGCAGGACTTCACGGCCGCCATCGAGTGCCAGCCCGGCTTCGAGGTGCCCTACTACAACCGCGGGCTGGTGCGCTACCGGCTGGGTacgggccggggcggggcagCGCCACCCGAGCAGCGCCGGGTCACGGGCGGGACGAGGGACATGGCCCTGCCACGGGCGCCACACGTcctcagcagtgacagcagctttaGCTGCTGACTGCCCCACCTGGGCCTCCTTACACCCCTCTGTTCCTAGCCGAGTCGCTAGAAAGGATCCTATTCCGTGGAAAACGGGAGGAAGGGTGTACTTGCGGAAGAATTTGTGCTGGGGTAAAACAAGCCAGTTCCAAACACTACCATTAAATGTGAGATACAGCATCTCCCGAGCAGCTTTAGCTGCGGTGAGCGCAGCCTTCACAACTTCCAGTGGGCTACTGGCCACCTCTGGGGAATTTCCTGTCCCGTTTTTGATGATGCCGTAACAAAATTACAGCACTGTGCCTTTTGTTAGTGCTTGGCCATGTCAGAGGTGGAGGGACTAGAGAATGGAGCCGGGCCATGGGCACCAGCTGGAAACTCTGTGCCTGTGTGCCAGCTTTAGGGCAGCCTCATTATTGGTGTGGGCCTTTTGTCTCCTTCTCTTGGGAATAAACTGGCTGAACTGAGCATAAAGTCCATTTGAGATTCTTGCTGTGAAACCCTTTGACTCCCAGTTGAGCCTGTGGAGAATTCAAATGTAGTGGATCCAGGAAGTAGCTGCTACTTTGTGGGTGTATTAGGAGGTGTTTTTGAGTTGTGAGAGGTTTGTGAACATGAGCACTTAAAGataattttacttttcctttgtttcattttttgtgACAGGAGATTTTGATGAGGCCATAAAAGATTTCAGGAAAGTATTAGAGTTAAACCCCCAGTTTGAAGATGCTGCATTGAGTCTAAAACAGGCTATTCTtgataaagaagaaaaacagaagcgGGGTTATTGAAAATTCAGTGATGCGATTCCCATAAACGTGATTTTTGTCATCAATGGATGGAACCCAAGTTCATTTACATCTGTTATGACCTGTGGAAGCACTTCATTCTTAGATAAGTTAAAAATTGGTTATGATTGCAAAAGAAactggatttggggtttttgttcttGAGGGAATGTGTAATGTTGATCTCTGTGAGACACATCTACAGATTTTGTACAGAAATACTTTGTAATTCTATAATGAATATATTGGACAGATTAATTGAcaataaaagtgaaaatgtaCTTTTTATCTCATGATTGTCTGCAGAGTTTACTGTAGAAAATATTCACAGGAGGAATTGTGGCTTTCTCTTATTAGAGATCAGTTTCCTGAAAGATAGAGTGTAAAATCCGTCTGATGGAGCTTCCTGTGAAGTCCCAGGCAGCATCATTTCTCACAGGGTAGGAGGGACCATTACTGAAGTCTGTAAATTGTCAGCAAGTTTATAGCAACACAAGTTCTAATGACAGAAATACTCTCTGATTGCTCAGATAAGCATTAGGATTTTGTCTTTTATGCCAGTGACATTTCTGCTTACGGTGAGTTCCTCCATGAATGATCCCAGAGTCTGCACAAGCATGAGACTCACTGAAGAGAGTGAGGTTGTTTGGGTGAGTCATGAGATCAGACTGGGGCCTCTGGATATCCTTCCCAGCAGCCTCACCAAGATCACTTTCAGTGTGGGGATGAAACTGCAGCATCCACAGTGAGCAG is part of the Poecile atricapillus isolate bPoeAtr1 chromosome 3, bPoeAtr1.hap1, whole genome shotgun sequence genome and encodes:
- the TTC32 gene encoding tetratricopeptide repeat protein 32; this encodes MAGEAAELLAAARAELRARRLSAAEELFSRFIARSPAGARCDLAAALNDRGQARYLSVEFAAAVQDFTAAIECQPGFEVPYYNRGLVRYRLGDFDEAIKDFRKVLELNPQFEDAALSLKQAILDKEEKQKRGY